Part of the Bryobacteraceae bacterium genome is shown below.
GCAGGCGCGCTACCGGGTATCGAAGGTTGCGGAAACTGGTAACCAGCAGGCGGCCGCACTCGTGCTCCCAGTACGCGGACGGCGGGATGTGGAGTCCGTCGCGCGTCTCGCACTCGGCGGCCAGCAACTCGCCCTGGAATCCTCGCACCTGGCGCACGAGCGGAGCCTGAAACGTTCGCCACAGCCAACGGCTGAGTTCCGGATGTAGGCTCGGACCGGTGAGACTCTCAAAGACGACGACTCCGTAGCGGAGGCCGGGTAGCTTGAGGCGGCCTTGGCTGACGGCGTCGGCGACGGCGGCGAGTGCCGAGGGCGGTCCAGCCAGCGCCTCGGCTTCCGCAGCTTGGATTTGCTCGCAGGTGGGCGTGCGGAGGTTCACTGCTCCCGCCAGGGAAAACCACGCCGAGACCGATACTGTGCGGGCTTCGGGATCCCAGGGAGCCTCCAGCCGAGGTGTTTCGGGAATGCGGTGGGAGGCATTGCGGAAGTCGGGCAGGTGGGTGAAGTAGTAGTCGAGGTCGATGGGCGTACGCTGACGAACACAGTCAGAATTGCTGGTCGCCTCGGAATAGAAGTGCGTGGAGGAGCAGGCTCGCTCGAACAGCGTCCATTCGGAGGGCTCGGACGGGTCACATCCGCCCGAAGCGGTAAAGGAATTCATTCGGAACCGTACACGCAACTGCATGCACGAATAGTGGGCGTGGAGCGTGCGGGATCTCAGGCGAAATCAATCGGCGCAGGAACGGACCGACAGACCGTTGGCGGCCAAGCGGACCTCAAAGCGGCCGGGGCTGCGGAAACGATCATTGCAGACGCGGCATTGGAAGTTGCCGACACCGGCGATCAGCAGGGCTGCATCGAGCCACGGCCGATCGGACACCGAGGACGACACGGCGCGGGATCCGCAGGTAGGACAAACGGCATGCCCGTTAAGGGGGGCACGGGGACGCTCTTGCGATTCCTCTATCTTCTGTAGAAGCAACAGGATCATTGGAAACTCGACAGATTGTGACTCATCGTATCACTCCCGTTTCAGGGGGTAAAGAGTATTTTTGTTGTCCCGGTACTACCATAGCACCGGCTCTGCATCTGGGGAAATCCGCTAGACTGAGGGACAACGATGTCGCGCATTGCTCCGATTTGCTTCCTGTACGCCGCGTTGGCGGCGAGAGCGGAACTGGTACATCAAGCGGCTGATCCGGCGAACTTGCTAGTACTTTATGCCGAACATGTAGAGAAACTCGAGTCGACACCCGGCGTTGAGGCCGGCCAGCGCGCGGAAGCGCTGACGAATGCAGCACGATTTGCGGCGTCTGTCGGGAAACCGGACATAGCCCGGGGGTACTACGAGAGAGCACTCGAGGCGGCTACGGGGACACTGCTGGAGGCGGATGCATGGGCTGGGCTGGCGGAGGTAGTACCGCTCCGGGAACGGCTGCCGCTTTTCGACAAAGCGATCGCCATTCGACGGCGGCAGGCCGGTGACGACGCCCTGGTGGTCGCCCTGCTGCGGCGGTCAGCGGAGGCGGCGGCAGTGCGCGGCGATGCGGCGGGAGCTTTTGAGCGCTATCGGCAGGCGGTGGCGGTGGGCGAAAAACTGCTGCCGGCGCGAAGTCCGGAACTGGCGGGAGCACTGGTGGATCTCGGATTCGCTTATGAGCAGAGGGAGCGGTTCGCCGAGGCGGCGGCGCGGTACAAGCGGGCGCTGGCGATCCAGGAGGTGGCGCTCGGCGCTAGGCACCCGGAGACAGCCATTACTTTGAATAATCTCGCGGGAGTTGTTGGCGCACAAGGAGATTTGACGCAGGCGGAGCGGCTTCTCAGGCGGGCGCTGAACACGCTAACGGAAAACCTCGGGCCATGGCACTTGCGGGTGGCGGTGTGCGCCGGGAACCTGGCTGATTTGCTTGTGGCCACGCGCCGTCCAAAGGAAGCCCGGGTCTTGTACGAGCGGGCGATCGGCGTGTATGAGCATCTCGGCGATGCGGAGTCAGCGGGGGAGTTGCGGCGGGTGGCGGCGGAACTTCGTTGACTTCATCGGATGCGGGGGACGAGCGTCTCGCCGGGGGCGAAGACGCCGATCCAGTGGTTGGCGAAGCTCAACTCCGGGGTTGGTTTCACGGGTGGCATGTGGCAACTTTCGCAGGTCCGCGTGGTAGTCTTCAGGGCTGCCGGGTGGCTAGCGCCGGGATGACATCCCGCGCAGGCTGAACGGGTGGGGCCGCCATGCGGGGGATGGCAATTGCCGCACGAGAGTTGATTGGCGCTATTCAGAAAACATTTACTTTGTGCTAGATAGAGCGGCTGATGTCGAGCGTTCCATGAGTTTCGAAAATCGGTGTCGTCTCCTTTCGCGGCGGGCTTCCGGTGACAGCTACCGCAGGCCTGGTTCATCTGCGCGGGCGTGTATTGACCGGGGCGGACGATGTTCGCAAGGGTAGGGGATTTCGCGTGGGCGGCGCCGGGTCCGTGGCAAGTTTCGCAGCGGACGCCGGGTTCGTTCGGGTGGATTTCGCCGTCGGCGACCGATGGGGTCCCTGTGGAGTGGCAGGCGAAACAGCGGAGGATAGCTCCAGACGCGCTGAACAGGGGGTAGCGGACGCCGGGTTCCGTAGTGCCATCGTGACCGGGCGTGAGGGCGAGGCGGCCCGTGGAGCCGTAGTAGCTCAAGTGATGCTCGAGGTAGGACCCATCGTCGAGCCGGCTGACGAAGGTGACGGCCTGTATGCCGCCGCCGAAGGCCCACTCCGGCGGCGGTTTGCGATTGGCCGTCAGTGGGAGGAACTTTTCGGCGAGCACGTGGTCGCGGAAGCGAGACAGCGAGCCTGCGTGCCCGGACTTGGACTGCTGCGCGAACTCTGCCGGGTGGCACTTGGCGCAGGCGGCCGAACCGATGAAGCCGGATCTGGGTTCGTCCGCAGCCACGGCAGGGGTGGTTGCCGCGAGGAAAAACGACAGCATCGCGCACGATCGGGAAGTCACTACGGTTATACTACCTTGCGTGAGAGTTCGATTCGGCATCGCGGCGCTGGTGGCCGGGTGGTTGTTTGCCGGCGGACCGGAGCCTGTGTGGCAGGGTGGGGGAGCCACCCATCTGGGCGGGCCCTCGGCCGATGGGTCGCGGGTGACGGGAATCGATCCGGCAACTGGGGCTTTGCTGGTGAAGGACCTGATGACGGGCGCGGAGCGGCGCCTCACCACGCCGAGCGACACCGGCGAGTTCGCCTACTTTTCGGTCCTCTCGCGGGATGGCTCGCAGGCGGCGTACGCCTGGTTCAATCGCGACCGGTTCTACGAACTGCGAACGGTGGGGACAGATGGTGGCGGAACGCCCAGGATCCTGGTGCGAAACGAAGAGGCGGGTTTTATTCAACCTTGTTCATTTTCACCAGATGGAAAACAAATCCTCACGCTTTTGTTTCGAAAGGACAACGTCAGCCAGATATCGCTGATCGCCACCGATGATGGCTCCGTGCGCGTGCTGAAGTCATTGAACTGGGTGTATCCGAAGCGCATGGATTTCTCGCCGGACGGTAAGACGATCGTCTACGACAACTTCGCCGCTGACGGGGCCACACAGCGGGACATCTTCCTGCTGCCGATTGACGGGGGACCGGAGCGGCGGTTGGTGGAGTCGCCGGCGGACGATCAATTTCCGGTGTTCTCGGCAGACGGCGAGTGGGTTTTCTTTTCGAGCGACCGTCCGCATGGCGACGAGGGAGCGGAGGCGCGATTGTGGTCTGTCCGGCTTCGCGACGGGAAGACGGAGATGATCCGGGAAGGGCTCGGCCGGTTCCTGGTGCTGGGGTTGAGCGGACCGGACCGGCTGCTCTATGCGACGCGGACCGGCGGATCGTTCGTCTACCAGGCTGGGATCAACCTGGCGAACGGGAAACTGACGACCGCGCCGGCGAAGATGGGTGAAGGGACGGCTGTGGCGTGGTCGGCCGATGGGAAGAAGATGGCGTGGCTCGGACGACGGAGTTCCGAGAACTTCGGCACGGATGCGCGGTTCGTTGCGGTATTCGAGGCGGGTAAGGAAAAGGTGCAGACTCTCACCCCGAAGCTCGCTCACATCGAACGGCTGGCGTGGGGCGAGCACGGGGAACTGTTCGCGAGCGGCAGCGACGGGAAGGGCAGGGGCGGATTGTTCCGTTTGGATGGCGAGAACATTACGGCTGTGGCTCGGGAGCCCGGAGCGCCGCACACGGGTTATCCGGCGGCGGGCGGCTATATGGCCAAAGGGCGGGAGGTGTATCGCGGGACGGTAAAGGTCGGCGCGGGGGAAGGCGATGTGGAGGCGCTGGCGGCGTCGTTGGACGGGAAGCGTTTCGCGTATTCCGATGGGAAGCACATCGTATGCGGTGACGAGCGGTTCGAGGTGGCCGGGCCGGTGCGCGCCATGGCCTTTGCTCCGTCCGGTGACCTCGTGCTGATCCAAGGCGACGAGATCTGGCTGCAGCGGATGAGCGGGGAGCGGACGCGAATCGCCCGGGCGTCAATGGCGATCGACAGCATCGGCCTGAGTCCCGATGGGGGGACGATGCTGTTCGCGGCGGGGCGCCCGACGACGGCCGTATGGGCGGTGGGGCTCCCATGACGGCGCTGGCGCTGCTGGCGTTCGAACTGACGGTGCCGCTGGGGCTCGATATGTATCTGCCGGCGCCGTCGCAGAATCGTCCGGATGCGGATACGGCGGCGATCGGTAGGCGGCTGTTTTTCGAGAAAAGGCTTTCACGTGACGGTTCGATGTCGTGCGGGACGTGTCACGATCCGAAGCGGGCATATACCGACGACAAACCGGTTGCCGTGGGTGTAGCCGGGATCAAGGGGACACGGCGCACCCCGTCGATCCTGAATCGCGCGTATGGGCGGGCGTTCTTTTGGGACGGGCGAGTGGCGACCCTCGAGGAACAGGTGCTGATGCCGATTGAGAATCCGAAGGAGATGGATCTCAAGATCGACCTGGCTGAGGCACGGGTGGGGATGGATCGGGCGACGATGGCGCGGGCGCTGGCTACGTATGTACGGACGATCCTGGCGGGGGACTCGCTACGACCGGTACGTGGCCGGCGACAAAGACGCGTTGACGGCCGAGGAGCAGCAGGGCCTGCGGTTGTTTC
Proteins encoded:
- a CDS encoding tetratricopeptide repeat protein codes for the protein MLVLYAEHVEKLESTPGVEAGQRAEALTNAARFAASVGKPDIARGYYERALEAATGTLLEADAWAGLAEVVPLRERLPLFDKAIAIRRRQAGDDALVVALLRRSAEAAAVRGDAAGAFERYRQAVAVGEKLLPARSPELAGALVDLGFAYEQRERFAEAAARYKRALAIQEVALGARHPETAITLNNLAGVVGAQGDLTQAERLLRRALNTLTENLGPWHLRVAVCAGNLADLLVATRRPKEARVLYERAIGVYEHLGDAESAGELRRVAAELR
- a CDS encoding multiheme c-type cytochrome, which encodes MTSRSCAMLSFFLAATTPAVAADEPRSGFIGSAACAKCHPAEFAQQSKSGHAGSLSRFRDHVLAEKFLPLTANRKPPPEWAFGGGIQAVTFVSRLDDGSYLEHHLSYYGSTGRLALTPGHDGTTEPGVRYPLFSASGAILRCFACHSTGTPSVADGEIHPNEPGVRCETCHGPGAAHAKSPTLANIVRPGQYTPAQMNQACGSCHRKPAAKGDDTDFRNSWNARHQPLYLAQSKCFLNSANQLSCGNCHPPHGGPTRSACAGCHPGASHPAALKTTTRTCESCHMPPVKPTPELSFANHWIGVFAPGETLVPRIR
- a CDS encoding cytochrome-c peroxidase; its protein translation is MTALALLAFELTVPLGLDMYLPAPSQNRPDADTAAIGRRLFFEKRLSRDGSMSCGTCHDPKRAYTDDKPVAVGVAGIKGTRRTPSILNRAYGRAFFWDGRVATLEEQVLMPIENPKEMDLKIDLAEARVGMDRATMARALATYVRTILAGDSLRPVRGRRQRRVDGRGAAGPAVVSGQGELRIMPCGSEPDR